The Nitrospiria bacterium genomic sequence CATTTCCGCTCCGCCCTGGTGGCGATCTTGAGCCTTCCCCTGGCCATCCTCCTTTCGTTTATCGCGATGAACTATCTGGGTCTGACCTCCAATGTGATGTCCCTGGGAGGAATCGCCATCGCCATCGGGGCGATGGTGGACGCCGCTATCGTGATGATCGAGAATGCCCACCGGAGGCTGGAACAAATGGGGCCGGGGCAGGATCGGACACAGGTGATTATCGATGCTGCAAAGGAATTGGGAAAACCTCTCTTTTTTTCACTCCTGATCATCACCGTCTCTTTCATGCCGGTCTTTACCCTCGAAGCGCAGGAAGGCAGGTTATTCAAACCCCTGGCCTTTACCAAAACCTTTGCCATGCTGTTCGCATCGTTCCTTTCGATTACATTGGTGCCCCTGCTGATGGTCTATCTTATCCGGGGGCGGATTACCCCGACACATAAAAATCCCATCAACCGTTTTCTTGTTGCCATGTATGAGCCGATTGCGCGGCTTTTTTTGAGATTTCGTGTGCTGGTGATCATTGGCGCCGTTGTTCTTTTCGGTGCCACGATACCCGTTTTTTTCAAATTGGGCTCGGAATTTATGCCGCCTCTCAATGAAGGCTCGATTCTGTATATGCCGACGGCTCTTCCCGGCATCTCGATGACGAAGGCCACTCAAGTCCTTCAGCAACAGGATGCACTGCTCATGCAATTTCCAGAGGTGGAGCGGGTGTTTGGAAAAATCGGAAGGGCGGAGACCTCCACGGATCCTGCCCCCCTTTCCATGGCGGAGACCACCATTACACTGAAACCGGAGGATCAATGGCGACCGGGAATGACATGGGATAAACTGATTGCCGAAATGGACAAGGCCGTCCGTTTTCCCGGAATGCCGAATATTTGGTGGATGCCGATTCAAACCCGTACCGAGATGCTGGCCACCGGTGTGAGGAGCGCCGTGGGAATTAAGATTTACGGACAGGATCTACAAGAAATTGACCATATCGGAAAAAAGATCGAGGGATTGCTGTCTGGAATTCCCGGAACCCGGAGCGCTTTTTCAGAGCGGGTCACCGGAGGATATTATCTGGATTTCATTGTGAAACGCCACGAGGCCGCCCGTTACGGGTTGACGGTCCAGGAGGTGGAGGAGATCGTCGAGGCCGCGATCGGAGGAGCGAATGTGACCATGACGGTGGAAGGGCGGGAGCGCTATCCTGTGAATGTCCGCTATGCACGGGAGCTGCGGGATGATCCGGAACGATTAAAACGAGTACTGGTTCAGACGTCTACCGGGGCACAGGTTCCATTGGAGCAGCTAGCCGAAATACGGATCGCTACCGGCCCCCCCATGATTAAAGATGAAAACGGGTCGCTGGCGGGAATCGTCTACGTGGATGTCTCGGGCCGGGACTTGGGCAGTTATGTGGAAGAGGCCAAACGGGCGGTGAATGAAAAGGTGTCACTCCCTTCGGGATACTCCCTGGGCTGGGCCGGGTCCTATCAATATATGCTCCGTGCCAAGGAAAAGCTGAAGGTGGTGGTCCCGCTCACAATCTTAATCATTTTTGTCCTGCTCTATCTGAACTTTCGCTCGGTA encodes the following:
- a CDS encoding efflux RND transporter permease subunit produces the protein MIERIIEYSAKNPFIIFLGVFLLSAWGYWAVTQTPLDAIPDLSDVQVIIYTEWPGRSPNLVEDQITYPIVTSMLGAPKVKYVRGASDFGFSYVYVIFQDGTDIYWARSRVLEYMSKIAGKLPEEVNPILGPDATGVGWVYQYALLDESGQHDLAELRTYQDWYLRYQLQAVPGVAEVASIGGFVKQYQVNVDPNKLLAYGIPFTRLTQAIRMSNNDVGGRTIEMSEREYMVRGRGYIRSLEDLEVIPVGLGQNGVPVLLREVSNIALGPEMRRGVAELDGKGEVVGGIVIMRYGENALKVIDRVKTRLKEIEPSLPEGMQIVTTYDRSDLILRAIATLKEKLIEVTIVVSLVSLIFLFHFRSALVAILSLPLAILLSFIAMNYLGLTSNVMSLGGIAIAIGAMVDAAIVMIENAHRRLEQMGPGQDRTQVIIDAAKELGKPLFFSLLIITVSFMPVFTLEAQEGRLFKPLAFTKTFAMLFASFLSITLVPLLMVYLIRGRITPTHKNPINRFLVAMYEPIARLFLRFRVLVIIGAVVLFGATIPVFFKLGSEFMPPLNEGSILYMPTALPGISMTKATQVLQQQDALLMQFPEVERVFGKIGRAETSTDPAPLSMAETTITLKPEDQWRPGMTWDKLIAEMDKAVRFPGMPNIWWMPIQTRTEMLATGVRSAVGIKIYGQDLQEIDHIGKKIEGLLSGIPGTRSAFSERVTGGYYLDFIVKRHEAARYGLTVQEVEEIVEAAIGGANVTMTVEGRERYPVNVRYARELRDDPERLKRVLVQTSTGAQVPLEQLAEIRIATGPPMIKDENGSLAGIVYVDVSGRDLGSYVEEAKRAVNEKVSLPSGYSLGWAGSYQYMLRAKEKLKVVVPLTILIIFVLLYLNFRSVGRSLLVLLTVPFSLVGGIFLLALLDYNLSVAVWVGLIALAGVATEIGIVMVVYLDQAFRKCQKEGRLNTKADLIEAAVEGAVKRVRPIIMTALAIIVGLLPIMWSHGAGADVMKRIAAPMIGGMVTTTLLTLFVIPAIYVIWQGSGNAFRKMKNERRGF